The following coding sequences are from one Candidatus Zixiibacteriota bacterium window:
- a CDS encoding alpha-ketoacid dehydrogenase subunit beta has protein sequence MSATATRESAPRELTFAQAVREALAEEMRRDPRVFIIGEDVAEAGTPFKVLSGLAAEFGTGRVIDSPISEAGITGIAVGAAMTGMRPVVDIMFGDFLTLAMDQIVNQAAKIHYMSGGKLKVPMVVRTTLGATRRSAAQHSQSLHAWVSHIPGLKVALPATPYDAKGLLKSAIRDDNPVVFFEDKMMYQLKGPVPEGEYTIPFGVADVKRLGTDISIVATSSMVQVALAAAERLAPMGIEAEVVDVRTTVPLDKDTLIASVKKTGRALVLDEGYRRYGVTAEIASLLVDEAFYHLDAPVKRLGAMDVPVPFSPVLEDRTVPTPEIVVETAKNLCGRS, from the coding sequence ATGAGTGCCACGGCCACACGAGAGAGCGCGCCCCGCGAGCTGACCTTCGCCCAGGCCGTCCGGGAAGCTCTGGCCGAGGAGATGCGGCGCGACCCCCGGGTCTTCATCATCGGCGAGGACGTCGCCGAAGCCGGAACCCCGTTCAAGGTCCTTTCGGGGCTCGCGGCCGAATTCGGCACGGGACGCGTCATCGATTCCCCGATTTCGGAGGCAGGCATCACGGGCATAGCCGTCGGCGCGGCGATGACCGGCATGCGCCCGGTGGTCGACATCATGTTCGGCGACTTTCTCACGCTCGCCATGGATCAGATCGTCAACCAGGCCGCAAAGATCCACTACATGTCGGGCGGCAAGCTCAAGGTGCCGATGGTGGTGCGCACCACGCTCGGCGCCACGCGCCGCTCCGCCGCGCAGCACAGCCAGAGCCTGCATGCCTGGGTAAGTCACATTCCGGGCCTCAAGGTGGCCCTGCCCGCCACCCCCTACGACGCCAAGGGGCTCCTCAAGAGCGCGATCCGCGACGACAATCCCGTGGTCTTTTTCGAAGACAAGATGATGTATCAGCTCAAGGGGCCGGTGCCCGAGGGGGAATACACGATCCCTTTCGGAGTAGCCGACGTCAAGCGCCTCGGCACGGATATCTCGATCGTCGCAACCAGCAGCATGGTGCAGGTCGCGCTCGCGGCGGCGGAGCGCCTCGCGCCGATGGGCATCGAGGCGGAGGTGGTCGACGTGAGAACGACCGTACCGCTGGACAAGGATACCCTGATCGCCTCGGTCAAAAAGACCGGGCGGGCGCTGGTTCTCGACGAGGGCTACCGGCGCTACGGCGTCACCGCCGAAATCGCCTCGCTGCTCGTCGACGAGGCGTTCTATCACCTCGATGCGCCGGTGAAACGGCTGGGCGCAATGGACGTTCCCGTGCCATTTTCGCCCGTGCTCGAGGACCGGACGGTACCGACACCCGAGATCGTCGTGGAGACGGCCAAGAATTTATGCGGAAGATCGTAG
- a CDS encoding UbiD family decarboxylase — translation MSGRRYYRDFRDHLRALEERDKLVRIHREIDKDTELMPLVRWQFRGLEEADRKAFLFEKVVDAKGRRFSMPVSVGTLAATTEIYGIGMMCRPEEIHERWTRAQMNPIDPVRVASGPAQEVVRQGAELSSGYGLDMLPVPISTPGFDNAPYLTSANWITKDPETGIYNIGNYRGQIKAPDRVGGLFTSQHMGQHWRKCKAMGKRLEAAIAIGVIPSIAYAATAKIPYDFDEYRLAGGLAGEPVEVVRCKTIDLEVPATAEIVIEGTIPTDSLEPEGPFGEYPGYMGHRTISPYLEVTCITHRRDAIYTALMSQFPPSESSKIKHTGTEKILYKFLRHDSGNAAVLDVALHDEVSGSGQAYCVIKMRNATKADAWRALNASAGFTGSYAKICVAVDEDIDIRDPAMVNWAICFNVRPEEDVAVVRGKSPGLDPSAHPPGRESLEARMASTGALLINAVRPWPYTPVSLPKREYMEKAKALWEELGLPPLKPRMPWYGYSLGAWTREDEEEADLAVRGECFRTGEKQARQRQKI, via the coding sequence ATGAGCGGCCGGCGCTACTATCGGGATTTTCGCGATCATCTGAGAGCGCTCGAAGAACGCGACAAGCTCGTGCGCATCCACCGGGAGATCGACAAGGACACGGAGCTGATGCCGCTGGTGCGCTGGCAATTTCGCGGGCTCGAGGAAGCCGACCGCAAGGCTTTCCTTTTCGAGAAGGTTGTCGACGCCAAGGGGCGGCGGTTTTCCATGCCCGTCTCGGTCGGCACGCTGGCCGCCACCACGGAGATCTACGGCATCGGCATGATGTGCCGCCCCGAGGAGATTCACGAGCGGTGGACCCGGGCGCAAATGAACCCGATCGATCCGGTGCGGGTGGCAAGCGGCCCGGCGCAGGAGGTGGTCCGGCAAGGCGCCGAGCTGTCGAGCGGGTACGGTCTCGACATGCTCCCGGTGCCGATCTCGACGCCCGGCTTCGACAACGCGCCGTATCTCACGTCGGCGAACTGGATCACGAAGGACCCCGAGACGGGCATTTACAACATCGGCAACTACCGCGGCCAGATCAAGGCGCCGGACCGGGTCGGAGGGCTGTTCACGTCACAGCACATGGGGCAGCACTGGCGCAAGTGCAAGGCGATGGGAAAGCGGCTGGAGGCCGCGATCGCGATCGGCGTCATCCCGAGCATCGCCTACGCCGCGACGGCGAAAATACCTTACGATTTCGACGAGTACCGGCTCGCGGGAGGTCTCGCCGGCGAGCCGGTGGAGGTCGTGCGCTGCAAGACGATCGACCTCGAAGTGCCGGCCACCGCCGAGATCGTCATCGAGGGCACGATTCCCACCGACTCGCTCGAGCCCGAGGGGCCGTTCGGCGAGTATCCGGGGTACATGGGCCACCGGACGATCTCGCCGTACCTCGAGGTCACCTGCATCACACACCGCCGCGACGCCATCTACACCGCGCTCATGAGCCAGTTCCCGCCGAGCGAGAGCAGCAAGATCAAGCACACCGGCACGGAAAAGATTCTCTACAAGTTCCTCCGCCACGACAGCGGCAACGCGGCGGTGCTGGACGTCGCCCTGCACGACGAGGTGAGCGGCAGCGGCCAGGCCTATTGCGTGATCAAGATGCGCAACGCCACCAAGGCCGACGCCTGGCGCGCTCTGAACGCCTCGGCGGGCTTTACGGGAAGCTACGCCAAGATCTGCGTGGCGGTGGACGAAGACATCGACATCCGCGATCCGGCGATGGTCAACTGGGCGATCTGTTTCAACGTTCGTCCCGAGGAAGACGTCGCGGTCGTCCGGGGGAAATCGCCGGGTCTCGATCCGTCGGCGCATCCGCCCGGGAGGGAGAGCCTCGAGGCGCGAATGGCTTCCACCGGCGCGCTGTTGATCAACGCGGTCAGACCCTGGCCCTACACCCCGGTTTCGTTGCCGAAGCGGGAGTACATGGAAAAGGCGAAGGCGTTGTGGGAGGAGCTTGGTCTGCCGCCGCTGAAGCCCCGGATGCCGTGGTACGGCTACAGCCTCGGCGCGTGGACCCGGGAAGACGAGGAAGAGGCTGACCTGGCGGTCCGGGGCGAATGTTTCCGGACCGGGGAGAAGCAAGCGCGGCAGCGGCAGAAGATTTAG
- a CDS encoding NAD(P)-dependent oxidoreductase, whose translation MANIGFVGLGVMGSRMVHRLLKAGHAVTGYNRTAEKARWLLDAGMKWASTPRAAAEAGEFVFSMVTGTEALKAVTGGPDGILAGISPGKLYIDMSTVSPAASRELAAEVARRGGRMLDAPVSGSVATLEQGNLSIMVGGDAEAFAAALPILQAIGPKVTHVGANGLAVSMKIATNLSLAVQMLAFSEGVLLAEKSGIDRATALEVLLNSVIASPMVKYRGPFVLKMPEEAWFDVNMMQKDLLLALELGRQLDVPLPTTAVTNEMLTAARGMGLADRDFAVLFEVLARMAGKR comes from the coding sequence ATGGCAAACATCGGCTTTGTCGGCCTCGGGGTCATGGGCAGCCGGATGGTTCACCGCCTGCTCAAGGCGGGCCACGCCGTGACCGGTTACAACCGGACCGCGGAAAAGGCGCGCTGGCTCCTCGATGCGGGAATGAAATGGGCCAGCACTCCCCGCGCCGCCGCGGAGGCCGGGGAGTTCGTCTTCAGCATGGTCACGGGCACCGAGGCCCTGAAGGCGGTCACCGGCGGCCCCGACGGGATCCTCGCGGGAATCTCTCCCGGCAAGCTCTACATCGACATGAGCACGGTCAGTCCCGCGGCCAGCCGCGAGCTGGCGGCCGAGGTCGCGCGGCGGGGCGGCCGCATGCTGGATGCGCCCGTCTCCGGGAGCGTTGCCACGCTCGAACAGGGAAACCTCTCGATCATGGTCGGCGGCGACGCCGAAGCCTTTGCCGCGGCGCTGCCGATCCTGCAGGCCATCGGCCCCAAGGTGACGCACGTCGGCGCCAACGGCCTTGCCGTCTCGATGAAGATCGCGACCAACCTCAGCCTGGCGGTACAGATGCTCGCCTTCAGCGAAGGCGTGCTGCTCGCGGAAAAAAGCGGGATCGACCGGGCGACCGCGCTCGAAGTCCTGCTCAACAGCGTGATCGCCTCGCCGATGGTGAAGTACCGCGGCCCGTTCGTTCTCAAGATGCCGGAGGAGGCCTGGTTCGACGTCAACATGATGCAGAAGGATCTGCTGCTCGCGCTGGAACTGGGCAGGCAGCTCGATGTGCCGCTGCCGACGACCGCGGTGACCAACGAGATGCTGACGGCCGCCCGCGGGATGGGACTTGCGGACAGGGACTTTGCGGTGCTCTTCGAGGTCCTGGCACGCATGGCGGGGAAGAGATAA
- a CDS encoding thiamine pyrophosphate-dependent dehydrogenase E1 component subunit alpha — MAHRKTKSRTAKSSGPARDERWLRFYRQMLTIRLFEEEVNRLYQSGKMPGLAHLYSGQEAVAVGVCEALRRDDYITSTHRGHGHCLAKGASLERMFAELLGKAPGYCSGKGGSMHIADAETGNLGANAIVGGSAGIATGAALSAKMTGSGRVAVCFFGEGALGQGLLYECMNMASLWKLPVVYVCENNLYNEYTRFQETTAGEIAARPAAFAVPCEAVDGQDVIAVHRTSQRLVERARAGEGPAFMLCNTYRFYGHHVGDVDRGYYRSREEEQRWREGRDPIKLLAARLLGSRLADGRLLDQIEDEVRRQIAGGVDFAFAAPYPDPSEVERHVYA; from the coding sequence ATGGCTCACCGGAAAACGAAATCCCGGACCGCAAAATCGTCGGGGCCCGCTCGCGATGAGCGCTGGCTTCGGTTCTACCGCCAGATGCTCACGATTCGCCTCTTCGAAGAAGAGGTGAACCGGCTCTACCAGAGCGGCAAGATGCCGGGGCTGGCCCATCTCTACAGCGGGCAGGAGGCGGTCGCGGTGGGCGTCTGCGAGGCTTTGAGGCGCGACGACTACATCACCAGCACGCACCGCGGCCACGGCCATTGCCTCGCCAAGGGCGCGAGTTTGGAGCGCATGTTCGCCGAGCTGCTCGGCAAGGCGCCCGGCTACTGCAGCGGCAAGGGAGGCTCGATGCACATCGCCGACGCCGAGACGGGAAACCTCGGTGCCAACGCCATCGTCGGGGGCAGCGCCGGCATTGCAACCGGCGCCGCCTTGAGCGCCAAGATGACCGGCAGCGGCCGCGTCGCGGTCTGTTTCTTCGGCGAGGGCGCGCTGGGGCAGGGGCTGCTGTACGAATGCATGAACATGGCGTCGTTGTGGAAGCTTCCGGTCGTCTACGTCTGCGAGAACAACCTCTACAACGAATACACCCGGTTCCAGGAAACGACGGCGGGGGAGATCGCGGCGCGCCCCGCGGCCTTTGCGGTCCCCTGCGAGGCGGTGGACGGCCAGGACGTGATCGCCGTTCACCGGACCAGTCAGCGCCTGGTGGAGCGCGCCCGCGCCGGGGAAGGACCGGCCTTCATGCTCTGCAACACTTACCGCTTTTACGGCCATCACGTCGGCGACGTCGACCGCGGTTACTACCGCTCCAGGGAAGAGGAGCAACGGTGGAGGGAGGGGCGAGATCCGATCAAGTTGCTCGCCGCGCGCCTGCTCGGCTCGAGGCTTGCCGACGGCCGTCTGCTCGATCAAATCGAAGACGAGGTAAGACGCCAGATCGCCGGCGGAGTTGACTTCGCCTTCGCCGCTCCGTATCCGGATCCGTCCGAGGTCGAGCGGCACGTCTACGCATAG